A region from the Pelobates fuscus isolate aPelFus1 chromosome 3, aPelFus1.pri, whole genome shotgun sequence genome encodes:
- the LOC134601687 gene encoding tubulin polyglutamylase TTLL5-like: MDIEQTNSEETPESQEIKDQEKPPCILWTGSLKKTPIVRFRAEALTNDPHLHEVGTKYKMCFKMVDAGSSLVRTILSSHGFQEVHPISRNFNVMWTGPLRSTSVLTNLTKFQRINHFPKSSVLGQKDLLYKNIQNLQLKHRNNRFDFIPPSFVLPDEYNQFSRVISKDQGPWIVKPVSSSQGHGIQLINSLSQITRKDKLLVSRYIQNPLLIDGLKFDIRLYVLVTSYDPLTIYLFKEGITRFATRKYKLTKENMNNRFVHLTNYSVNKKSASFVSCHNPHVEDYGSKWSMSALLNYLKKNGKDTATLMSKIEDVIIKTIISAEGTIALASKSMLAHRKNCFEIYGFDILIDENMKPWMLEVNLSPSLTCDAPLDLKIKANVVADALTITGVECKDPCERQIKGGCTTSESRPCQTRNRSLAERLEIFEGVKDEEERSGGYIRIFPREDTWKRYGSLLTNTSLNQALASHLYPEKPVVRESSTYEPQQQVPAYECQLPPLKQTVRKYQEMTRKVSRVAREVRQKIEKPVLVAGSGRPSNTTEKCHHRRREPSQDLNKQPDDLRPRVLCSHHGSAGSVQVSEDLLKARFESMKQQEEALIKRRSIEVSNIVAGFSSIYKQAFGETKLL; the protein is encoded by the coding sequence ATGGATATAGAGCAGACTAATAGTGAAGAGACACCTGAGTCCCAGGAGATTAAGGACCAGGAGAAACCTCCCTGCATCCTTTGGACTGGGAGTTTGAAGAAAACACCAATTGTAAGATTTAGAGCAGAAGCCTTAACTAATGATCCACATCTGCACGAGGTGGGGACTAAGTACAAAATGTGCTTTAAGATGGTTGATGCTGGATCTTCCCTTGTTCGCACCATCCTCTCTTCTCATGGATTTCAAGAGGTCCATCCCATCAGCAGAAACTTCAATGTGATGTGGACAGGTCCCCTCAGAAGCACATCTGTTTTGACTAATCTGACCAAGTTCCAGAGAATCAACCACTTTCCTAAATCCTCTGTACTAGGCCAGAAGGATCTCCTGTACAAGAATATTCAGAACCTGCAGCTCAAGCACAGGAACAACAGGTTTGACTTTATACCGCCAAGCTTTGTTCTTCCTGATGAATACAATCAGTTTAGCAGAGTTATTTCCAAAGATCAAGGCCCTTGGATTGTAAAACCGGTGTCATCCTCTCAAGGTCATGGAATACAGCTGATTAATTCACTGTCTCAAATAACCAGAAAAGATAAGCTCCTGGTATCAAGGTACATCCAAAATCCTCTTCTAATTGATGGGTTAAAATTCGACATTCGCCTCTATGTGTTGGTAACTTCCTATGATCcattaactatttatttatttaaagaaggGATCACCAGGTTTGCCACAAGAAAATATAAATTGACAAAAGAGAACATGAACAACAGATTCGTTCACTTGACCAACTACAGTGTAAACAAGAAAAGTGCATCTTTTGTGAGCTGTCATAATCCACACGTGGAGGACTATGGCAGCAAATGGAGTATGAGTGCTTTGctgaattatttaaagaaaaatggaaaagaCACAGCAACACTCATGTCTAAGATTGAGGATGTTATCATCAAAACTATTATTTCAGCAGAAGGCACTATTGCCTTAGCAAGTAAATCAATGCTTGCGCACAGAAAAAATTGCTTCGAAATATATGGGTTTGACATCCTCATTGATGAGAACATGAAGCCTTGGATGCTGGAGGTTAATTTATCTCCATCCCTCACTTGTGATGCACCACTTGATTTGAAAATAAAGGCTAATGTGGTGGCAGACGCTCTCACTATAACTGGTGTGGAGTGTAAGGATCCCTGTGAGAGGCAGATCAAAGGAGGCTGCACAACATCTGAGTCCAGACCTTGCCAGACAAGAAACAGATCACTTGCAGAGAGATTGGAAATCTTTGAAGGGGTCAAGGATGAAGAAGAGAGGAGTGGGGGTTACATACGGATATTCCCCAGGGAAGACACCTGGAAGCGGTATGGTTCCCTCCTGACTAATACATCCTTGAATCAAGCCCTGGCTTCACATCTTTACCCAGAGAAGCCAGTGGTACGAGAAAGCAGCACTTATGAACCTCAGCAGCAAGTACCTGCATATGAGTGCCAGCTGCCTCCCTTGAAACAAACCGTACGTAAATACCAGGAGATGACACGCAAAGTGTCCAGAGTTGCCAGAGAGGTGCGCCAGAAAATTGAAAAACCTGTCCTGGTAGCAGGGAGCGGTAGACCTTCCAATACTACTGAAAAATGCCACCACAGAAGAAGAGAACCCAGCCAGGACTTAAACAAACAACCCGATGATCTGCGGCCTAGGGTGTTATGCTCACACCATGGCTCTGCTGGCAGTGTACAGGTGTCAGAGGATTTACTGAAAGCTAGGTTTGAATCCATGAAACAGCAGGAGGAGGCATTAATAAAAAGACGTTCCATTGAAGTTTCAAATATAGTCGCTGGCTTCTCCAGTATTTACAAACAGGCTTTCGGTGAAACAAAACTCTTATAG